TATAGCAAACTCAGTAAGCTAGAGAAGGCTAAACTAGAAGAAATCTCCATGAAGGCTGATGGGGATAAAGGCAGGATTGATTTTGATAACATTAAGGGGACGGGGGATGGTGGCCCGAAACCAAATGGGGCTAAGCCGATTTTCAGCCCGAATTTCGATAAAAAATTAAAAAAGCATGCTCAAGATATCTATGAAACTTCAAGAGATTTAGGTGTCCCAGTTACAAAAGGGGACAAAGAAGGGATGAAAAGGTTTGTTTCCTCAATTGTAAATGACTCAAAAAATCGTGCTAATTCTGAACCTTTTCAATGGAATACAATTGAGGCTGTAGATGCTTTTGTTAAGGGGGATGCAGTTGTTTTAGTTAATAGACAAACAAACGAAATATTGACTTTCTTAAATAAAAAGGGAGATCGTTTATCAAGTAAGCTAAAATCAGATTTAGATTTGATTGGAGAGTGACTACGACTATGAATAACTATATATTGTCTTTTACAAAAAAGTTTGATCATTTTTTCGTGCAAAAAGAAATATCAAATATTATTTATTTACATGATAAGGATGATAATGAGAAGTTAGACCATGTCCTTTTCTTTGAGAAAGACGATGGTAATGTTATAGGTTTGTATATAAGAGGCATGAATCCGTTAATTTCAGTGAATAGAGTTTACGATTTGGATGATTTTAATTTATTCGCAAGTTATGAAGGAGTGATTGAATCTAAGGAAAATATTAAATTCAGAATAGAGTATATAAGTTTGTTTTTTAGCTCTGAATATAACGAACTATTAGGTTTTTATTTATCGAATATCGATGCGTCCAGTTCTCTACTTGTATTACTTTTACAAGATGAGATTAATGTGAAAAAGAATTGTAGTAAGTCAGATGCTAGTAAGCTACTTAAAAAGTATTCGAATGAAGGTTATATAACTTACGAAAAAAAGAGTGGGAATGATTGGAAAGGAATAAAAAAGGAATGTCAACATTAAACTAAATAATTTTTTTGATCTATTAGTCTTCATATTATGAACCAATAAGTTTCCTTCGTTTCAGGTGAATCACAAAATCACCTTATGGCTGAAGGACAGAATAAAAAACCTTGATCGGCTCCGGCCGTTCAAGGTTTTTTGCATTGATCCGTCTAGCGTCTGAACCATTAGAACAGAATCATTGAATCGCCTATATTTTCCGTAGAATCAGCTATTAAAGATTACTCTGCATTAAAACTATAATGAGTGTGTATTGCAGCGAAGCCGAAAGGAGGCTAAAGATAATTTGAAACCGCTATCATATTGTGTTTCGGTAAAATACTTTGTTTCCGCTTAACCCTAACTCTGAGGAGGAATAGAATGCGTAACAAGTATACTGTATGGTCGCTAGTAGTCACGCTGATCATCTCAACGCTGTTTATGGCCGCAGGACCGCTGACCCGCTCGTCGGCTGCGGGTGGGCCGAATCTGACGCTGAACAAAACCATCACATCCAGCGGGCAATCGCAGAATTATACGCCGGATAACGTGAAGGACAGTAACCAGAGCACCTATTGGGAGAGTGCTAACAGTGCTTTTCCCCAGTGGATTCAGGTGGATCTGGGATCGCTTACCAGCATTGACCAGCTTGTGCTGAAGCTGCCGGCCAGCTGGGAGACACGGACGCAGACGCTGGCGGTGCAGGGCAGCACGAACGGCTCCAATTATACCGATATCGTCGGCTCTGCTGCGTATGAATTTAATCCTGGAGTGGCGGGCAACAGTGTTACCATTGACTTCGCCGCTGCCAATACGCGTTATGTCCGTCTCCTGTTCAGCGCGAACACGGGATGGCCGGCAGGGCAGTTGTCCGAGCTTGAGATTTACGGCTCCAGCAGTCCAACCGCTACACCTGCTGCTAGCCCTCTTCCAGCCGGAACCTATGAAGCAGAGGCCGCTGCCCTCTCCGGCGGAGCCAGAGTGAACACCGATCATACGGGATTCTCGGGCACAGGCTTTGTCGACAACTACCTGGCCCAAGGTCCGGCAACAACCTTCACGGTCAATGTTACGGCAGCCGGATCGCGCAATGTGACGCTGCGGTATGCCAATGCGACTGGCAGCAGCATGACGGTCAGCATCTATGTGAACGGGGTCAAGCTGCGGCAGACGAGCTTACCTAATCTGGCGAACTGGGATACCTGGGGCACGAAGGCTGAAGTACTCCCGCTGAATGCCGGCAGCAATACGATTGCCTATAAATATGATGCAGGAGATACGGGGAACGTCAATCTGGATCTGATCACGGTAGCCGACACTGTGACTGCTACGCCAACCCCTGTACCTACAGCATCTCCTACAGCTGCACCTACCGCCACACCTGTGCAGACAGCCACACCGGCACCTACGGCTACACCTGTTCCAACAGCAACTGCATCCCCAGGGACGAACATTGCTATCGGCAAAGCGATCAGCGCTTCCTCCACCACCCAGAATTACGCCGCAAGCAATGCTAACGACAATAACACGGGAACCTATTGGGAAGGAAACGGCAATCCCAGTACCTTAACGCTTGATCTTGGTGCCAATCATAATATTACGTCCATTGTGCTGAAGCTCAACCCGGCTGCAGAATGGGCTACCCGCACCCAGAATATTCAGGTTCTGGGCCAGAATCAGAACAGTTCGGCCTTCAGCAATCTGGTATCCGCCCAGACCTACACCTTCAATCCGGCTTCCGGCAATACAGTCACGATTCCGGTTACGGCTACGGTTCAGCGGCTCCAGCTGAATATTGCCTCCAACTCCGGCGCACCTGCCGGACAAATTGCCGAATTCCAGGTCTATGGCACACCGGCGCCGAACCCGGACCTGACGATTACAGGCCTAAGCTGGACGCCAGCGTCTCCGTTGGAGAGCAGTGCGGTAACCCTGAACGCAGTGGTGAAAAATATCGGGAATGCCGCAGCCCCAGCCACCACCGTTAACTTCTATCTGAACGGCGAGCTGGCCGGCTCTGCACCGGTAACAGCATTGGCGGCCGGTGCTTCGGCTACCGTATCCTTGAATGCCGGAATGAAGCCTGCCGGAACTTATACGCTCAATGCCAAGGTGGATGAGGCGGGCCAGGTCATTGAGCAGAATGACAGCAACAACAGCTACACGAATGCATCACCGCTGGTGATTGCACCTGTATCCAGCTCGGATCTGGTGGGGACCACATCGTGGTCACCATCCACACCGTCGGCAGGCAGCAGTGTAGCATTCACAGTGAATCTTAAGAATCAGGGCAATCTCGCATCCGCAAGCGGTTCGCATGGCGTTACCGTTGTGCTGAAGAACTCGTCCGGCGCGACCGTACAGACTTTTACCGGCTCATACAGCGGTGTGATTGCAGCCGGAGCTTCTGTGAATGTCACCCTTCCGGGCACCTGGAGCGCAGTGAACGGAAACTACACGGTTACTATGACCATTGCCGCAGATGCCAATGAGGTGACCGCCAAGCAGGGCAATAATGTACAAAATGCCAATCTCGTCGTCTATGCCATGCGCGGAGCCAGTGTCCCGTACAGCCGTTATGATACGGAGGATGCAACGCGCGGCGGTTCTGCGGTGGTGAAATCCGCACCGAATTTCGATCAGTCGCTAACAGCTTCGGAGGCTTCAGGCCAGAGCTACATCGCCCTGCCGTCAAACGGCTCTTATGCCCAGTGGACGGTCAGACCCGGCCAGGGCGGTGCCGGTGTTACTATGAGATTCACAATGCCGGACTCGGCAGACGGCATGGGCCTTACCGGTGCGCTTGATGTATACGTCAATGGAACCAAGGCCAAAACCATTTCGCTCACCTCTTACTATGCATGGCAATACTTCTCCGGAGACCAGCCGGGCGATGCGCCAAGCGCCGGACGTCCGCTGTTCCGGTTCGATGAAGTCCACTGGAAGCTGGATACACCGCTGCAGCCAGGTGACACGATACGGATTCAGAAGAATAACGGGGACAATCTGGAGTATGGGGTCGATTTCCTGGAGATCGAGCCTGTTCCGGCAGCCATTGCCCGCCCGGCGAACGCTGTATCGGTCACCGATTTCGGAGCCGTCGCCGGGGATGGGCAGGATGATCTTGCCGCATTCAACAGTGCAGTAGCTGCGGCTGTAGCTGGAGGGAAAACACTCTACATTCCGGCGGGAACCTTCAACCTCAGCAGCATGTGGGTCATTGGCTCAGTGAACAACATGATTAACAACATCACGATAACAGGGGCCGGCTACTGGCATACGAATCTGCAATTTACGAATCCGAACGCAGCGGGCGGAGGCATCTCCTTCCGCGTCCAGGGCAAGCTGGATTTCAGCAACTTGTATATGAACTCGAATCTGCGGTCCCGCTACAACCAGAATGCCATCTACAAAGGACTGATGGATAACTTCGGCAACAACTCGGTAATCCATGAGGTGTGGATTGAGCATTTTGAATGCGGCATGTGGGTGGGGGATTATGCGCGGACGCCGGCGATTTTTGCGAACAATCTGCTTGTCGAGAACAGCCGCATCCGCAACAATCTGGCGGACGGCATCAACTTCTCCCAAGGGACCAGCAACTCCACCGTCCGCAATACGAATGTGCGCAATAACGGGGATGACGGTCTGGCGGTTTGGCCGAGCAACACGTTTGGGGCACCGGATGCGGTGAACAATACGTTTTCGTACAATACGATTGAGAATAACTGGCGTGCCGGCGGCATCGGCATCTTCGGAGGCAGCGGCCACAAGGCGGATCACAACTACATTATCGACACGGTCGGCGGCTCCGGCATCCGTCTGAATACGACCTTCCCGGGTGCGCATTTCAACAACAATACAGGAATGGTATTCTCGGATACGACCATTATCAACAGCGGCACCAGCCAAGACCTGTATAACGGGGAACGCGGCGCGATTGATCTCGAAGCATCCAGTGACCCGATCAAGAATATTACCTTCACCAACATCGACATCATCAACACCCAGCGCGATGCAATCCAGTTCGGCTATGGGGGCGGCTTCTCCAATATTGTGTTCAACAACATCAACATCAACGGCACCGGACTCGATGGAGTAACTACCTCGCGGTTCTCCGGCGCTCATAAAGGAGCAGCTATCTACACGTATACCGGCAACGGCTCGGCTACTTTTAACAACTTGACGACCAGCAATATTGCCTATCCGAGCCTGTACTACATTCAGAGCGGGTTCGGGCTGTTGATTCAGTGAAGTAACTGGGATTGAGCATAGAGAGAGGGGCCTTGGGCTCCTCTTTCTGCTATTGTGCGGAGGTTATCTTTCTGCAATACTAGCTATACTATCGCATGAGCAAGCTAAATATAAGCAACCTATATAATAGTAGAAAACAAAGGAGCACAATCATTATGAATACGGATTCATCATCCGCTATTGCGGCGGGTTACCGGCACTCTGTACTGCTCTTGCCCGATGGGACAGTCAGTGCGTGCGGCGAGAATACATACGGACAATGTGAAGTGAGCGGCTGGCGCAATATTGTTGCAGTGGCTGCGGGCAATGCCCATACAGGCAACTCACATACGGTAGGCCTTCAATCTGACGGTACGGTGATAGCGGCAGGCTGGAACAAGCATGACCAATGCAATGTCAGCGGCTGGCGCGATATTGTGGCTATTGCCGCAGGCTGGCGGCGCACGGTTGGTTTGAAGACCGACGGCACAGTAGTTGCGGCTGGGCGGAACAATGAGGGCCAATGCGAAGTCAGCGGCTGGCAGGACATCGTTGCAGTGACAGCGGGGGACTGGCATACGGTAGGACTCCGGGCGGACGGAACAGTGGCTGCTGCGGGGAACAACCGCTATGGACAATTGAAGGCCGGCGGCTGGCAAAAGATTACGATGGCCGCAGCGGGCTACCTGCATACGGTTGGACTCCGGGCGGATGGCACTGTCGCTGCGGCAGGCCTGAATAAGCGCGGCCAATGCGAGGTTGGCGGCTGGTGCAGCATTACGGCGGTTGCCGCAGGCAGCCATCATACAGTGGGCCTGCAATCTGACGGAACAGTGATAGCGTCTGGATGGAATGAATACGGGCAATGCGAGGTAAGCGGCTGGTCAGATATTGTTGCTATTGCGGCAGGCTGCACCCACACGCTCGGTCTCCGGTCGGATGGCATAGTGGTTGCGGCGGGGAGTAATGCTTATGGGCAATGTGATACATCAGCTCTGCTGAGCAGCCAGTCCTCCTCATCTTAATACAATCTTAATGCAATCTTAATGCCATAGCGGAATCCATAATCCTATGCTGATGAAGCACATGCTATACTTACGCTAGCACAGAACAATGTTCATTAAGGAAAGGATGCCTGCGGATGACAGGGCAGATAACAGCGGCAAAACGGCGGGGCCGGCTGACTATATTCTTCGGTTATGTACCCGGCTCTGGGATAACCGGCGCCATGCTGGATGCCGCCCGTATAGAGCAGCAACATGGGGTAAAGGTAGCTGTTGGCTGTATAGCTGCCCTTGGCCGGGCGGAAGCCGCAGAGCGGCTTGCCGGGCTGGAGCAGCTGGCGCCCCTGGAAGTGGCTGTGAACGGAATAACCCTGCAGGAATTCGACCTCGACCGGGCGATCCGCAGGCGGCCGGAGCTGATCCTGCTGGATGAGCTGGCCCACACCAACGCTCCGGGACTACGCCACAAAAGGCGGTATCAGGACGTTGAGGAGCTGCTGCGTGCAGGCATCAACGTCTATACTACGATAACGATTGAGCATATGGAGACGCTGGCGGACGCGGTTGCTTCCATAACAGGCATCCTTGTGGCCGAGCGGATTCCTGACAGTGTATTCGGCAGTGCCGAACGGGTGGAGTTCATCGACATCGCGCCGGCCGACTGGCTGGACCGCCTGAAGAAGGGCCGTATCTATCCAGCCGAAGAACAGCAGCAACAGGCTGCGGAGCTGTACACCCTCCCGAAGCTGATGGCCCTGCGGGACATCGCCTTGCGCTATACAGCAGACCAGCAGAAGCGGATTGCCCAGCGGGTTGGGGAGGGGGCAGCTGCGGAAGATATGAACGCCAAGGAGCATATCCTGGTCTGTCTATCCTCCGCCGTGTCCAGCAGGAAGGTCATCCGGACGGCAGCCAGAATGGCGGACAGCCTGCACGCGGAGTTCACCGCGCTGTTCGTGGAGACATCCAGAACGAAGGAATTAACCGTGAAAAGCAAGGCGGAGCTGCGGGAGAATCTGAGGCTGGCCGAGCAGCTTGGCGCTCAGGTGGCGACCGTCTACGGAGAGGATGTGCCGGGACAAATTGCGGAATACGCCAGAACGAGCCGCGTCACCAAAATCCTCCTCGGACATTCGCAGCACCGGAGCCGCTGGCCGTCTGCGGCCCCTTTTATCGATAAGCTGACTGCCGCCGCTCCGGGGATGGATATTTATATTATCCCGGATCATGGGTCTGCCGTCTGTCAAGGGGTACGGCCCTACACGAAGCCTCCGCTGCTGTCGCTGACGGATACAGCTACCACCCTGGGTATTCTGCTGGTCTGTACACTAATTGGTTTATGGTTCAAGAGCCTCGGCTTCAGTGAAGCGAATATTATCACCGTCTATATTCTCGGTGTCCTGCTGGACGCGATGGTGACCAAGGGGCGGCTGTACAGCGCGGTGACTTCGATTTTGAGCGTGCTGGTGTTTAATTATTTTTTCACCGAGCCTTATTTCTCGTTGCGGGCCTATGATTCCGGCTATCCGGTGACGTTCCTCGTCATGCTATCGGCTTCTTTCATCACCAGTACGCTGACGCTGCGGGTCAAAGAGCAGGCGCGGGAATCGGCGCAGAAGGCTTACCGGACTGAGGTGCTGCTGGAGACCAGCCGCAAGCTGCAGCAGGCGAAGGATACCCCGGCGATTATCAACGAGACGGCGCTGCAAATGCTGAAGCTGCTGGACCGGAGCGTAATTATCTATGAGGTGGACGAAGGCGGGCTCACTGAGCCGCAGGTCTATACGAAGGCCGGAAGCGCTGCGGATGCCAGCGAGTATACAACAGAAGCGGAACGCAAGGTTGCCGGGTGGGTGCTGCGGAACAATAAACGGGCAGGCGCGTCCACTGATACGTTCTCATCGGCCCATGGCCTGTATCATGCGGTGCGCAGCGGTGACACGGTGTTCGCGGTGGCGGGGATTGTGATGGAGCAGGAGGAGCCGCTGGAGGTTTTTGAGAAAAGCCTGATGATCGCTATGCTGGGAGAATGCGCCCTCGCCCTGGAGAAAGACAAGCTGAATGAGAAGCAGAAGGAAATCTCCCTGCAAATCCGCCAGGAGCAGCTCCGCACCAATCTGCTGCGCGGCATCTCGCATGATCTGCGCACGCCGCTGACCAGTATTTCCGGTAATGCAGGCATCCTCATCGGCAACTCGGCAGTGCTCAGTGAGGAGCAGAAGCAGGAGTTGTACAGTGACATCTATGACGATTCCATGTGGCTGATCAATCTGGTGGAGAATCTGCTTTCCATTACCCGGCTCGACAATGGAGCGATTCATCTGCAAATGCAGGCAGAGCTGCTGGAGGAAGTGATCGCAGAAGCGCTGCTGCATGTGAACCGCCATAAGGTTGACCATGTGATCCGGGTGCTGCTCACGGATGAGCTGCTGATGGCGCGGATGGATTCACGGCTGATTATTCAGGTGATCATCAATCTGGTGGATAATGCAATTAAGTACAGCGGGGCCGGGTCACATATTACGATTTCAGCCAAAAGAGAGAAGGGGCTGGTAGTAGTAGAGGTCGCCGATGACGGTCCGGGAATCTCTGCTGAAGCAAAGGCCAAGGTGTTCGAGATGTTCTACACGGCCGATAATGTGCGGGGAGACGGCAGGCGCGGGCTGGGCCTCGGGCTGGCGTTATGCAAATCGATCATTCATGCCCACGGCGGCCAAATTGAGATACTAGATCATGCACCGCAGGGGACGGTCTTCCGCTTCACCCTGCTGGCAGAGGAGGTGAATGTCCATGAATAAACCGATGATTCTGGTCGTGGAGGACGACAAGCCAATCCGCAAGCTGATTACGACAACCCTGGAGACGCAAGGATATAAATATCATACGGCCGAGACGGGCGAAGCCTCAATTCTGGAGGCGGTGTCCAGCCAGCCGGATCTCATGATTCTGGATCTGGGCCTGCCGGATATGGACGGCGTTGAGATTATCCGCAAGGTCCGGGCCTGGTCGAACCTGCCGATTATTGTGGTCAGCGCCCGCAGTGAGGACCGCGATAAAATCGAAGCGCTGGACGCCGGGGCCGATGACTATCTGACCAAGCCCTTCAGCGTGGATGAGCTGCTGGCCAGACTGCGGGTCAGCCTGCGGCGCATCCGGGGAGACAGCGAGAAGCTGATGAGGGATGCGTCTGTTTTTACGAACGGTAATCTGAGAATTGACTATGCGGCGGGCTGTGTCTGGCTGGAGGAGGAGGAAATCCACCTGACCCCCATCGAGTATAAACTGCTGTGTCTGCTGGCCAAGAATGTGGGCAAGGTACTGACCCATAATTATATCCTGCATGAAATCTGGGGCAGTCCCACCTATGACATTCCGGCCCTGCGGGTATTCATGGCTACGCTCCGCAAGAAGATCGAGCGCAGCCCTTCCCAGCCGAAGGTGATCCAGACCCATATCGGCGTGGGCTACCGGATGCTGCAGGCGGGGGACGACAACAGGGGGATCTGAGGCATAGGAACGGAGGGACACAGTTGTTGTAAAGGAGAACCATGTCTGTAGAGGCATGGTTTTTTGC
This region of Paenibacillus sp. FSL K6-1096 genomic DNA includes:
- a CDS encoding sensor histidine kinase KdpD produces the protein MTGQITAAKRRGRLTIFFGYVPGSGITGAMLDAARIEQQHGVKVAVGCIAALGRAEAAERLAGLEQLAPLEVAVNGITLQEFDLDRAIRRRPELILLDELAHTNAPGLRHKRRYQDVEELLRAGINVYTTITIEHMETLADAVASITGILVAERIPDSVFGSAERVEFIDIAPADWLDRLKKGRIYPAEEQQQQAAELYTLPKLMALRDIALRYTADQQKRIAQRVGEGAAAEDMNAKEHILVCLSSAVSSRKVIRTAARMADSLHAEFTALFVETSRTKELTVKSKAELRENLRLAEQLGAQVATVYGEDVPGQIAEYARTSRVTKILLGHSQHRSRWPSAAPFIDKLTAAAPGMDIYIIPDHGSAVCQGVRPYTKPPLLSLTDTATTLGILLVCTLIGLWFKSLGFSEANIITVYILGVLLDAMVTKGRLYSAVTSILSVLVFNYFFTEPYFSLRAYDSGYPVTFLVMLSASFITSTLTLRVKEQARESAQKAYRTEVLLETSRKLQQAKDTPAIINETALQMLKLLDRSVIIYEVDEGGLTEPQVYTKAGSAADASEYTTEAERKVAGWVLRNNKRAGASTDTFSSAHGLYHAVRSGDTVFAVAGIVMEQEEPLEVFEKSLMIAMLGECALALEKDKLNEKQKEISLQIRQEQLRTNLLRGISHDLRTPLTSISGNAGILIGNSAVLSEEQKQELYSDIYDDSMWLINLVENLLSITRLDNGAIHLQMQAELLEEVIAEALLHVNRHKVDHVIRVLLTDELLMARMDSRLIIQVIINLVDNAIKYSGAGSHITISAKREKGLVVVEVADDGPGISAEAKAKVFEMFYTADNVRGDGRRGLGLGLALCKSIIHAHGGQIEILDHAPQGTVFRFTLLAEEVNVHE
- a CDS encoding chromosome condensation regulator; protein product: MNTDSSSAIAAGYRHSVLLLPDGTVSACGENTYGQCEVSGWRNIVAVAAGNAHTGNSHTVGLQSDGTVIAAGWNKHDQCNVSGWRDIVAIAAGWRRTVGLKTDGTVVAAGRNNEGQCEVSGWQDIVAVTAGDWHTVGLRADGTVAAAGNNRYGQLKAGGWQKITMAAAGYLHTVGLRADGTVAAAGLNKRGQCEVGGWCSITAVAAGSHHTVGLQSDGTVIASGWNEYGQCEVSGWSDIVAIAAGCTHTLGLRSDGIVVAAGSNAYGQCDTSALLSSQSSSS
- a CDS encoding discoidin domain-containing protein produces the protein MRNKYTVWSLVVTLIISTLFMAAGPLTRSSAAGGPNLTLNKTITSSGQSQNYTPDNVKDSNQSTYWESANSAFPQWIQVDLGSLTSIDQLVLKLPASWETRTQTLAVQGSTNGSNYTDIVGSAAYEFNPGVAGNSVTIDFAAANTRYVRLLFSANTGWPAGQLSELEIYGSSSPTATPAASPLPAGTYEAEAAALSGGARVNTDHTGFSGTGFVDNYLAQGPATTFTVNVTAAGSRNVTLRYANATGSSMTVSIYVNGVKLRQTSLPNLANWDTWGTKAEVLPLNAGSNTIAYKYDAGDTGNVNLDLITVADTVTATPTPVPTASPTAAPTATPVQTATPAPTATPVPTATASPGTNIAIGKAISASSTTQNYAASNANDNNTGTYWEGNGNPSTLTLDLGANHNITSIVLKLNPAAEWATRTQNIQVLGQNQNSSAFSNLVSAQTYTFNPASGNTVTIPVTATVQRLQLNIASNSGAPAGQIAEFQVYGTPAPNPDLTITGLSWTPASPLESSAVTLNAVVKNIGNAAAPATTVNFYLNGELAGSAPVTALAAGASATVSLNAGMKPAGTYTLNAKVDEAGQVIEQNDSNNSYTNASPLVIAPVSSSDLVGTTSWSPSTPSAGSSVAFTVNLKNQGNLASASGSHGVTVVLKNSSGATVQTFTGSYSGVIAAGASVNVTLPGTWSAVNGNYTVTMTIAADANEVTAKQGNNVQNANLVVYAMRGASVPYSRYDTEDATRGGSAVVKSAPNFDQSLTASEASGQSYIALPSNGSYAQWTVRPGQGGAGVTMRFTMPDSADGMGLTGALDVYVNGTKAKTISLTSYYAWQYFSGDQPGDAPSAGRPLFRFDEVHWKLDTPLQPGDTIRIQKNNGDNLEYGVDFLEIEPVPAAIARPANAVSVTDFGAVAGDGQDDLAAFNSAVAAAVAGGKTLYIPAGTFNLSSMWVIGSVNNMINNITITGAGYWHTNLQFTNPNAAGGGISFRVQGKLDFSNLYMNSNLRSRYNQNAIYKGLMDNFGNNSVIHEVWIEHFECGMWVGDYARTPAIFANNLLVENSRIRNNLADGINFSQGTSNSTVRNTNVRNNGDDGLAVWPSNTFGAPDAVNNTFSYNTIENNWRAGGIGIFGGSGHKADHNYIIDTVGGSGIRLNTTFPGAHFNNNTGMVFSDTTIINSGTSQDLYNGERGAIDLEASSDPIKNITFTNIDIINTQRDAIQFGYGGGFSNIVFNNININGTGLDGVTTSRFSGAHKGAAIYTYTGNGSATFNNLTTSNIAYPSLYYIQSGFGLLIQ
- a CDS encoding response regulator transcription factor — encoded protein: MNKPMILVVEDDKPIRKLITTTLETQGYKYHTAETGEASILEAVSSQPDLMILDLGLPDMDGVEIIRKVRAWSNLPIIVVSARSEDRDKIEALDAGADDYLTKPFSVDELLARLRVSLRRIRGDSEKLMRDASVFTNGNLRIDYAAGCVWLEEEEIHLTPIEYKLLCLLAKNVGKVLTHNYILHEIWGSPTYDIPALRVFMATLRKKIERSPSQPKVIQTHIGVGYRMLQAGDDNRGI